The following proteins are encoded in a genomic region of Coffea eugenioides isolate CCC68of chromosome 6, Ceug_1.0, whole genome shotgun sequence:
- the LOC113776238 gene encoding protein NLP7-like isoform X1 codes for MAMEAQTFPSPPFSTEGLGPCELSYSHSFNNSFHQWTFWSTCGNDEGRCGKPHHLSAAADAAVIKTDIKWFMQLDTETIMWWRCLVQFWGLVRIGDKTYLTTCDQPFALCYYFDPDVKPLCEYRKLCLECLIPVDDDDDDDDDDDDDELIIGPPGRVFRSGIPEHAEDVHDYTSREYPQRDYAVDRARYYWALPIYHPTRHLPVGVLEIVSPYVVGDLPRRQVLEKLQNLLQKVNLTTTCVRLAEASSCEYLKYFFCLFLYCITLAEALGYPFLLILLSHSSIGQDGEIAKIDKALRNTKSIFKRPKHGLYYPETWTTSGEILSSREGVDFIRKGQGVVGRAFSSKSACFCRDIRQLSITDYPLLLKARFLGYSSCFAVCLQSSCSNNCIYVLEFFLPTNEKDYGDCRIMLNSIMEKLKKYLRSSFKIALGQELGQKLTVEVIKVTPEDEFDSFEICSTAGIESTPRLGKVQGGEGMMQLDFSSQQVDAANGSMNGGVESTPRLAKAHGGEGMMQVDFSSQQVDAANGYIKGVHGQQSGIVRSPPRPEHAQDFVNISYQELNLAGVDVAHNSMNGIYEQQDGIVRSSIGQVLMQNMVSIADYEPIVEDPERDDASIEQSGNEVTNLKMQEPSCTLKSDLGITHEVLEQNSMRKLEDAAKNIGVSRSTLKRICREYGIHRWPPRKERKVNQVFAKQKVVQPAIENVEEHHWLDATRLEDDSSMWMIKAKYQEDKIKFELSSSARKIDLENNIAQRFNLSGGSFKIMYQDELNDWILITCDTDLSFCMKTLHKLGRTTIEVLVS; via the exons ATGGCAATGGAAGCTCAAACTTTTCCCTCCCCTCCTTTTTCTACGGAAGGTTTGGGGCCTTGTGAACTGTCATACTCCCATTCATTTAACAATTCTTTTCACCAGTGGACTTTCTGGAGCACATGCGGCAATGACGAAGGACGCTGCGGGAAGCCTCATCATCTCTCAGCCG CTGCTGACGCTGCTGTGATTAAGACCGACATCAAATGGTTTATGCAACTCGATACGGAAACAATAATGTGGTGGCGGTGTCTAGTTCAGTTCTGGGGTTTAGTGAGGATTGGCGACAAAACGTATTTGACAACTTGTGACCAGCCTTTTGCTCTCTGCTACTACTTTGATCCAGACGTCAAGCCACTATGTGAATATAGGAAGCTCTGTTTGGAGTGCTTAATACCCgtggatgatgatgatgatgatgatgatgatgatgatgatgatgagctTATAATTGGTCCCCCTGGTCGGGTGTTCCGCAGTGGAATCCCTGAACATGCAGAGGATGTGCATGATTACACTAGTAGAGAGTATCCTCAACGTGATTATGCGGTCGACCGTGCCAGGTATTACTGGGCGTTGCCAATCTACCATCCTACTCGGCACCTTCCCGTTGGTGTACTGGAAATTGTATCACCATATGTTGTTGGCGACTTACCTCGACGTCAGGTTTTGGAGAAGCTTCAG AATCTACTACAGAAGGTGAATCTGACAACTACTTGTGTAAGACTCGCGGAAGCAAGTTCATGTGAGTACCTCAAGTAttttttttgcctctttttATACTGCATAACCTTGGCTGAAGCTTTAGGCTATCCATTCCTGCTAATACTTTTAAGCCATTCATCTATAGGTCAAGATGgagaaattgcaaaaattgacaAAGCATTGAGAAATACCAAGTCAATATTCAAGCGTCCAAAACATGGACTGTATTATCCCGAAACTTGGACTACTTCTGGAGAAATACTAAGTTCTCGTGAAGGCGTAGATTTTATTCGGAAGGGACAAGGGGTAGTTGGGAGAGCATTCTCATCCAAAAGTGCATGCTTTTGTAGGGATATAAGACAATTAAGCATAACAGACTACCCGTTGCTACTCAAGGCACGATTTCTTGGGTACTCTTCCTGTTTTGCAGTTTGTTTGCAGAGCTCTTGCTCGAACAATTGCATTTACGTATTGGAGTTCTTtttacctacaaatgaaaaagaCTATGGGGATTGTAGGATAATGCTGAACAGCATAATggagaaattgaaaaaatacCTCAGAAGTTCTTTTAAGATTGCTTTAGGACAAGAATTGGGGCAAAAATTGACTGTTGAGGTTATAAAGGTCACTCCAGAGGATGAATTTGATTCTTTTGAAATCTGCAGTACTGCTGGTATTGAATCTACACCTAGGCTTGGAAAAGTACAAGGAGGAGAAGGAATGATGCAACTTGATTTCTCATCTCAACAAGTTGATGCTGCAAATGGTTCTATGAATGGAGGTGTTGAATCTACACCTAGGCTTGCAAAAGCACATGGAGGAGAAGGAATGATGCAAGTTGATTTCTCATCTCAGCAAGTTGATGCTGCAAATGGTTATATAAAGGGTGTCCATGGACAGCAGAGTGGGATTGTTAGATCTCCACCTAGACCAGAGCACGCGCAGGACTTTGTCAACATATCATATCAAGAATTAAATCTTGCAGGAGTTGATGTTGCGCACAATTCTATGAATGGTATTTATGAACAGCAAGATGGAATTGTTAGATCTTCAATTGGACAGGTGCTCATGCAGAACATGGTCAGCATAGCGGATTATGAACCAATTGTGGAAGATCCTGAAAGAGATGATGCTAGTATAGAACAGAGCGGCAATGAAGTGACTAATTTAAAGATGCAAGAGCCTAGTTGTACTTTAAAAAGCGACCTTGGAATTACTCACGAGGTTCTTGAACAAAATTCTATGAGGAAACTTGAAGATGCTGCAAAAAATATTGGAG TCAGTCGATCTACATTGAAGCGTATATGTAGGGAGTATGGTATTCATAGATGGCCCCCTCGTAAAGAAAGAAAGGTCAACCAAGTCTTTGCTAAACAAAAAGTTGTTCAACCCGCTATTGAAAATGTTGAAGAACACCACTGGTTAGATGCAACAAGGCTAGAAGATGATAGCAGTATGTGGATGATCAAGGCAAAATATCAAGAGGACAAGATAAAATTTGAACTTTCATCTTCTGCCCGTAAAATCGATCTGGAGAATAACATTGCACAACGATTCAATCTATCCGGTGGAAGTTTTAAAATTATGTATCAGGATGAACTTAATGACTGGATTTTGATAACCTGTGATACAGATCTGAGTTTTTGTATGAAAACACTACACAAACTAGGTAGGACAACAATTGAAGTGTTGGTCAGTTGA
- the LOC113776238 gene encoding protein NLP7-like isoform X2: MAMEAQTFPSPPFSTEGLGPCELSYSHSFNNSFHQWTFWSTCGNDEGRCGKPHHLSAAADAAVIKTDIKWFMQLDTETIMWWRCLVQFWGLVRIGDKTYLTTCDQPFALCYYFDPDVKPLCEYRKLCLECLIPVDDDDDDDDDDDDDELIIGPPGRVFRSGIPEHAEDVHDYTSREYPQRDYAVDRARYYWALPIYHPTRHLPVGVLEIVSPYVVGDLPRRQVLEKLQKVNLTTTCVRLAEASSCEYLKYFFCLFLYCITLAEALGYPFLLILLSHSSIGQDGEIAKIDKALRNTKSIFKRPKHGLYYPETWTTSGEILSSREGVDFIRKGQGVVGRAFSSKSACFCRDIRQLSITDYPLLLKARFLGYSSCFAVCLQSSCSNNCIYVLEFFLPTNEKDYGDCRIMLNSIMEKLKKYLRSSFKIALGQELGQKLTVEVIKVTPEDEFDSFEICSTAGIESTPRLGKVQGGEGMMQLDFSSQQVDAANGSMNGGVESTPRLAKAHGGEGMMQVDFSSQQVDAANGYIKGVHGQQSGIVRSPPRPEHAQDFVNISYQELNLAGVDVAHNSMNGIYEQQDGIVRSSIGQVLMQNMVSIADYEPIVEDPERDDASIEQSGNEVTNLKMQEPSCTLKSDLGITHEVLEQNSMRKLEDAAKNIGVSRSTLKRICREYGIHRWPPRKERKVNQVFAKQKVVQPAIENVEEHHWLDATRLEDDSSMWMIKAKYQEDKIKFELSSSARKIDLENNIAQRFNLSGGSFKIMYQDELNDWILITCDTDLSFCMKTLHKLGRTTIEVLVS, encoded by the exons ATGGCAATGGAAGCTCAAACTTTTCCCTCCCCTCCTTTTTCTACGGAAGGTTTGGGGCCTTGTGAACTGTCATACTCCCATTCATTTAACAATTCTTTTCACCAGTGGACTTTCTGGAGCACATGCGGCAATGACGAAGGACGCTGCGGGAAGCCTCATCATCTCTCAGCCG CTGCTGACGCTGCTGTGATTAAGACCGACATCAAATGGTTTATGCAACTCGATACGGAAACAATAATGTGGTGGCGGTGTCTAGTTCAGTTCTGGGGTTTAGTGAGGATTGGCGACAAAACGTATTTGACAACTTGTGACCAGCCTTTTGCTCTCTGCTACTACTTTGATCCAGACGTCAAGCCACTATGTGAATATAGGAAGCTCTGTTTGGAGTGCTTAATACCCgtggatgatgatgatgatgatgatgatgatgatgatgatgatgagctTATAATTGGTCCCCCTGGTCGGGTGTTCCGCAGTGGAATCCCTGAACATGCAGAGGATGTGCATGATTACACTAGTAGAGAGTATCCTCAACGTGATTATGCGGTCGACCGTGCCAGGTATTACTGGGCGTTGCCAATCTACCATCCTACTCGGCACCTTCCCGTTGGTGTACTGGAAATTGTATCACCATATGTTGTTGGCGACTTACCTCGACGTCAGGTTTTGGAGAAGCTTCAG AAGGTGAATCTGACAACTACTTGTGTAAGACTCGCGGAAGCAAGTTCATGTGAGTACCTCAAGTAttttttttgcctctttttATACTGCATAACCTTGGCTGAAGCTTTAGGCTATCCATTCCTGCTAATACTTTTAAGCCATTCATCTATAGGTCAAGATGgagaaattgcaaaaattgacaAAGCATTGAGAAATACCAAGTCAATATTCAAGCGTCCAAAACATGGACTGTATTATCCCGAAACTTGGACTACTTCTGGAGAAATACTAAGTTCTCGTGAAGGCGTAGATTTTATTCGGAAGGGACAAGGGGTAGTTGGGAGAGCATTCTCATCCAAAAGTGCATGCTTTTGTAGGGATATAAGACAATTAAGCATAACAGACTACCCGTTGCTACTCAAGGCACGATTTCTTGGGTACTCTTCCTGTTTTGCAGTTTGTTTGCAGAGCTCTTGCTCGAACAATTGCATTTACGTATTGGAGTTCTTtttacctacaaatgaaaaagaCTATGGGGATTGTAGGATAATGCTGAACAGCATAATggagaaattgaaaaaatacCTCAGAAGTTCTTTTAAGATTGCTTTAGGACAAGAATTGGGGCAAAAATTGACTGTTGAGGTTATAAAGGTCACTCCAGAGGATGAATTTGATTCTTTTGAAATCTGCAGTACTGCTGGTATTGAATCTACACCTAGGCTTGGAAAAGTACAAGGAGGAGAAGGAATGATGCAACTTGATTTCTCATCTCAACAAGTTGATGCTGCAAATGGTTCTATGAATGGAGGTGTTGAATCTACACCTAGGCTTGCAAAAGCACATGGAGGAGAAGGAATGATGCAAGTTGATTTCTCATCTCAGCAAGTTGATGCTGCAAATGGTTATATAAAGGGTGTCCATGGACAGCAGAGTGGGATTGTTAGATCTCCACCTAGACCAGAGCACGCGCAGGACTTTGTCAACATATCATATCAAGAATTAAATCTTGCAGGAGTTGATGTTGCGCACAATTCTATGAATGGTATTTATGAACAGCAAGATGGAATTGTTAGATCTTCAATTGGACAGGTGCTCATGCAGAACATGGTCAGCATAGCGGATTATGAACCAATTGTGGAAGATCCTGAAAGAGATGATGCTAGTATAGAACAGAGCGGCAATGAAGTGACTAATTTAAAGATGCAAGAGCCTAGTTGTACTTTAAAAAGCGACCTTGGAATTACTCACGAGGTTCTTGAACAAAATTCTATGAGGAAACTTGAAGATGCTGCAAAAAATATTGGAG TCAGTCGATCTACATTGAAGCGTATATGTAGGGAGTATGGTATTCATAGATGGCCCCCTCGTAAAGAAAGAAAGGTCAACCAAGTCTTTGCTAAACAAAAAGTTGTTCAACCCGCTATTGAAAATGTTGAAGAACACCACTGGTTAGATGCAACAAGGCTAGAAGATGATAGCAGTATGTGGATGATCAAGGCAAAATATCAAGAGGACAAGATAAAATTTGAACTTTCATCTTCTGCCCGTAAAATCGATCTGGAGAATAACATTGCACAACGATTCAATCTATCCGGTGGAAGTTTTAAAATTATGTATCAGGATGAACTTAATGACTGGATTTTGATAACCTGTGATACAGATCTGAGTTTTTGTATGAAAACACTACACAAACTAGGTAGGACAACAATTGAAGTGTTGGTCAGTTGA
- the LOC113776238 gene encoding protein NLP7-like isoform X3 → MAMEAQTFPSPPFSTEGLGPCELSYSHSFNNSFHQWTFWSTCGNDEGRCGKPHHLSAAADAAVIKTDIKWFMQLDTETIMWWRCLVQFWGLVRIGDKTYLTTCDQPFALCYYFDPDVKPLCEYRKLCLECLIPVDDDDDDDDDDDDDELIIGPPGRVFRSGIPEHAEDVHDYTSREYPQRDYAVDRARYYWALPIYHPTRHLPVGVLEIVSPYVVGDLPRRQVLEKLQNLLQKVNLTTTCVRLAEASSCQDGEIAKIDKALRNTKSIFKRPKHGLYYPETWTTSGEILSSREGVDFIRKGQGVVGRAFSSKSACFCRDIRQLSITDYPLLLKARFLGYSSCFAVCLQSSCSNNCIYVLEFFLPTNEKDYGDCRIMLNSIMEKLKKYLRSSFKIALGQELGQKLTVEVIKVTPEDEFDSFEICSTAGIESTPRLGKVQGGEGMMQLDFSSQQVDAANGSMNGGVESTPRLAKAHGGEGMMQVDFSSQQVDAANGYIKGVHGQQSGIVRSPPRPEHAQDFVNISYQELNLAGVDVAHNSMNGIYEQQDGIVRSSIGQVLMQNMVSIADYEPIVEDPERDDASIEQSGNEVTNLKMQEPSCTLKSDLGITHEVLEQNSMRKLEDAAKNIGVSRSTLKRICREYGIHRWPPRKERKVNQVFAKQKVVQPAIENVEEHHWLDATRLEDDSSMWMIKAKYQEDKIKFELSSSARKIDLENNIAQRFNLSGGSFKIMYQDELNDWILITCDTDLSFCMKTLHKLGRTTIEVLVS, encoded by the exons ATGGCAATGGAAGCTCAAACTTTTCCCTCCCCTCCTTTTTCTACGGAAGGTTTGGGGCCTTGTGAACTGTCATACTCCCATTCATTTAACAATTCTTTTCACCAGTGGACTTTCTGGAGCACATGCGGCAATGACGAAGGACGCTGCGGGAAGCCTCATCATCTCTCAGCCG CTGCTGACGCTGCTGTGATTAAGACCGACATCAAATGGTTTATGCAACTCGATACGGAAACAATAATGTGGTGGCGGTGTCTAGTTCAGTTCTGGGGTTTAGTGAGGATTGGCGACAAAACGTATTTGACAACTTGTGACCAGCCTTTTGCTCTCTGCTACTACTTTGATCCAGACGTCAAGCCACTATGTGAATATAGGAAGCTCTGTTTGGAGTGCTTAATACCCgtggatgatgatgatgatgatgatgatgatgatgatgatgatgagctTATAATTGGTCCCCCTGGTCGGGTGTTCCGCAGTGGAATCCCTGAACATGCAGAGGATGTGCATGATTACACTAGTAGAGAGTATCCTCAACGTGATTATGCGGTCGACCGTGCCAGGTATTACTGGGCGTTGCCAATCTACCATCCTACTCGGCACCTTCCCGTTGGTGTACTGGAAATTGTATCACCATATGTTGTTGGCGACTTACCTCGACGTCAGGTTTTGGAGAAGCTTCAG AATCTACTACAGAAGGTGAATCTGACAACTACTTGTGTAAGACTCGCGGAAGCAAGTTCAT GTCAAGATGgagaaattgcaaaaattgacaAAGCATTGAGAAATACCAAGTCAATATTCAAGCGTCCAAAACATGGACTGTATTATCCCGAAACTTGGACTACTTCTGGAGAAATACTAAGTTCTCGTGAAGGCGTAGATTTTATTCGGAAGGGACAAGGGGTAGTTGGGAGAGCATTCTCATCCAAAAGTGCATGCTTTTGTAGGGATATAAGACAATTAAGCATAACAGACTACCCGTTGCTACTCAAGGCACGATTTCTTGGGTACTCTTCCTGTTTTGCAGTTTGTTTGCAGAGCTCTTGCTCGAACAATTGCATTTACGTATTGGAGTTCTTtttacctacaaatgaaaaagaCTATGGGGATTGTAGGATAATGCTGAACAGCATAATggagaaattgaaaaaatacCTCAGAAGTTCTTTTAAGATTGCTTTAGGACAAGAATTGGGGCAAAAATTGACTGTTGAGGTTATAAAGGTCACTCCAGAGGATGAATTTGATTCTTTTGAAATCTGCAGTACTGCTGGTATTGAATCTACACCTAGGCTTGGAAAAGTACAAGGAGGAGAAGGAATGATGCAACTTGATTTCTCATCTCAACAAGTTGATGCTGCAAATGGTTCTATGAATGGAGGTGTTGAATCTACACCTAGGCTTGCAAAAGCACATGGAGGAGAAGGAATGATGCAAGTTGATTTCTCATCTCAGCAAGTTGATGCTGCAAATGGTTATATAAAGGGTGTCCATGGACAGCAGAGTGGGATTGTTAGATCTCCACCTAGACCAGAGCACGCGCAGGACTTTGTCAACATATCATATCAAGAATTAAATCTTGCAGGAGTTGATGTTGCGCACAATTCTATGAATGGTATTTATGAACAGCAAGATGGAATTGTTAGATCTTCAATTGGACAGGTGCTCATGCAGAACATGGTCAGCATAGCGGATTATGAACCAATTGTGGAAGATCCTGAAAGAGATGATGCTAGTATAGAACAGAGCGGCAATGAAGTGACTAATTTAAAGATGCAAGAGCCTAGTTGTACTTTAAAAAGCGACCTTGGAATTACTCACGAGGTTCTTGAACAAAATTCTATGAGGAAACTTGAAGATGCTGCAAAAAATATTGGAG TCAGTCGATCTACATTGAAGCGTATATGTAGGGAGTATGGTATTCATAGATGGCCCCCTCGTAAAGAAAGAAAGGTCAACCAAGTCTTTGCTAAACAAAAAGTTGTTCAACCCGCTATTGAAAATGTTGAAGAACACCACTGGTTAGATGCAACAAGGCTAGAAGATGATAGCAGTATGTGGATGATCAAGGCAAAATATCAAGAGGACAAGATAAAATTTGAACTTTCATCTTCTGCCCGTAAAATCGATCTGGAGAATAACATTGCACAACGATTCAATCTATCCGGTGGAAGTTTTAAAATTATGTATCAGGATGAACTTAATGACTGGATTTTGATAACCTGTGATACAGATCTGAGTTTTTGTATGAAAACACTACACAAACTAGGTAGGACAACAATTGAAGTGTTGGTCAGTTGA
- the LOC113776238 gene encoding protein NLP7-like isoform X4: protein MAMEAQTFPSPPFSTEGLGPCELSYSHSFNNSFHQWTFWSTCGNDEGRCGKPHHLSAAADAAVIKTDIKWFMQLDTETIMWWRCLVQFWGLVRIGDKTYLTTCDQPFALCYYFDPDVKPLCEYRKLCLECLIPVDDDDDDDDDDDDDELIIGPPGRVFRSGIPEHAEDVHDYTSREYPQRDYAVDRARYYWALPIYHPTRHLPVGVLEIVSPYVVGDLPRRQVLEKLQKVNLTTTCVRLAEASSCQDGEIAKIDKALRNTKSIFKRPKHGLYYPETWTTSGEILSSREGVDFIRKGQGVVGRAFSSKSACFCRDIRQLSITDYPLLLKARFLGYSSCFAVCLQSSCSNNCIYVLEFFLPTNEKDYGDCRIMLNSIMEKLKKYLRSSFKIALGQELGQKLTVEVIKVTPEDEFDSFEICSTAGIESTPRLGKVQGGEGMMQLDFSSQQVDAANGSMNGGVESTPRLAKAHGGEGMMQVDFSSQQVDAANGYIKGVHGQQSGIVRSPPRPEHAQDFVNISYQELNLAGVDVAHNSMNGIYEQQDGIVRSSIGQVLMQNMVSIADYEPIVEDPERDDASIEQSGNEVTNLKMQEPSCTLKSDLGITHEVLEQNSMRKLEDAAKNIGVSRSTLKRICREYGIHRWPPRKERKVNQVFAKQKVVQPAIENVEEHHWLDATRLEDDSSMWMIKAKYQEDKIKFELSSSARKIDLENNIAQRFNLSGGSFKIMYQDELNDWILITCDTDLSFCMKTLHKLGRTTIEVLVS, encoded by the exons ATGGCAATGGAAGCTCAAACTTTTCCCTCCCCTCCTTTTTCTACGGAAGGTTTGGGGCCTTGTGAACTGTCATACTCCCATTCATTTAACAATTCTTTTCACCAGTGGACTTTCTGGAGCACATGCGGCAATGACGAAGGACGCTGCGGGAAGCCTCATCATCTCTCAGCCG CTGCTGACGCTGCTGTGATTAAGACCGACATCAAATGGTTTATGCAACTCGATACGGAAACAATAATGTGGTGGCGGTGTCTAGTTCAGTTCTGGGGTTTAGTGAGGATTGGCGACAAAACGTATTTGACAACTTGTGACCAGCCTTTTGCTCTCTGCTACTACTTTGATCCAGACGTCAAGCCACTATGTGAATATAGGAAGCTCTGTTTGGAGTGCTTAATACCCgtggatgatgatgatgatgatgatgatgatgatgatgatgatgagctTATAATTGGTCCCCCTGGTCGGGTGTTCCGCAGTGGAATCCCTGAACATGCAGAGGATGTGCATGATTACACTAGTAGAGAGTATCCTCAACGTGATTATGCGGTCGACCGTGCCAGGTATTACTGGGCGTTGCCAATCTACCATCCTACTCGGCACCTTCCCGTTGGTGTACTGGAAATTGTATCACCATATGTTGTTGGCGACTTACCTCGACGTCAGGTTTTGGAGAAGCTTCAG AAGGTGAATCTGACAACTACTTGTGTAAGACTCGCGGAAGCAAGTTCAT GTCAAGATGgagaaattgcaaaaattgacaAAGCATTGAGAAATACCAAGTCAATATTCAAGCGTCCAAAACATGGACTGTATTATCCCGAAACTTGGACTACTTCTGGAGAAATACTAAGTTCTCGTGAAGGCGTAGATTTTATTCGGAAGGGACAAGGGGTAGTTGGGAGAGCATTCTCATCCAAAAGTGCATGCTTTTGTAGGGATATAAGACAATTAAGCATAACAGACTACCCGTTGCTACTCAAGGCACGATTTCTTGGGTACTCTTCCTGTTTTGCAGTTTGTTTGCAGAGCTCTTGCTCGAACAATTGCATTTACGTATTGGAGTTCTTtttacctacaaatgaaaaagaCTATGGGGATTGTAGGATAATGCTGAACAGCATAATggagaaattgaaaaaatacCTCAGAAGTTCTTTTAAGATTGCTTTAGGACAAGAATTGGGGCAAAAATTGACTGTTGAGGTTATAAAGGTCACTCCAGAGGATGAATTTGATTCTTTTGAAATCTGCAGTACTGCTGGTATTGAATCTACACCTAGGCTTGGAAAAGTACAAGGAGGAGAAGGAATGATGCAACTTGATTTCTCATCTCAACAAGTTGATGCTGCAAATGGTTCTATGAATGGAGGTGTTGAATCTACACCTAGGCTTGCAAAAGCACATGGAGGAGAAGGAATGATGCAAGTTGATTTCTCATCTCAGCAAGTTGATGCTGCAAATGGTTATATAAAGGGTGTCCATGGACAGCAGAGTGGGATTGTTAGATCTCCACCTAGACCAGAGCACGCGCAGGACTTTGTCAACATATCATATCAAGAATTAAATCTTGCAGGAGTTGATGTTGCGCACAATTCTATGAATGGTATTTATGAACAGCAAGATGGAATTGTTAGATCTTCAATTGGACAGGTGCTCATGCAGAACATGGTCAGCATAGCGGATTATGAACCAATTGTGGAAGATCCTGAAAGAGATGATGCTAGTATAGAACAGAGCGGCAATGAAGTGACTAATTTAAAGATGCAAGAGCCTAGTTGTACTTTAAAAAGCGACCTTGGAATTACTCACGAGGTTCTTGAACAAAATTCTATGAGGAAACTTGAAGATGCTGCAAAAAATATTGGAG TCAGTCGATCTACATTGAAGCGTATATGTAGGGAGTATGGTATTCATAGATGGCCCCCTCGTAAAGAAAGAAAGGTCAACCAAGTCTTTGCTAAACAAAAAGTTGTTCAACCCGCTATTGAAAATGTTGAAGAACACCACTGGTTAGATGCAACAAGGCTAGAAGATGATAGCAGTATGTGGATGATCAAGGCAAAATATCAAGAGGACAAGATAAAATTTGAACTTTCATCTTCTGCCCGTAAAATCGATCTGGAGAATAACATTGCACAACGATTCAATCTATCCGGTGGAAGTTTTAAAATTATGTATCAGGATGAACTTAATGACTGGATTTTGATAACCTGTGATACAGATCTGAGTTTTTGTATGAAAACACTACACAAACTAGGTAGGACAACAATTGAAGTGTTGGTCAGTTGA